In Thermodesulfovibrio thiophilus DSM 17215, a single genomic region encodes these proteins:
- the truA gene encoding tRNA pseudouridine(38-40) synthase TruA: MVQIMMTVQYDGTNYSGWQRQKRENTIQTVIEESLSKILKTQIKIRGAGRTDAGVHALGQVASFKGEIKMSLDILKKALNHLLPKDIRVIDLKEVEPDFHPQYSAKRKSYIYFICLDEECSCFINRYVWHYPRKVDLKLMEYSLKLFKGTVDFTAFSGSTDVKNKIRTVYNFSLQSFNELCFMDMKVQGNFIKLRIEADGFLKYMVRNIIGCIVEIGKGRLSSENIKEALKSGKRPSSIQTAPPNGLFLERIVY; encoded by the coding sequence ATGGTTCAGATTATGATGACAGTTCAGTATGATGGCACAAACTATTCTGGTTGGCAGAGACAGAAAAGGGAAAACACAATACAAACAGTCATAGAAGAGTCGCTCTCAAAAATATTAAAAACACAGATAAAAATTCGTGGAGCTGGTCGAACTGATGCTGGTGTTCATGCACTAGGACAGGTGGCTTCATTCAAGGGTGAAATTAAGATGTCATTAGATATTCTTAAAAAAGCACTAAATCATCTATTACCAAAAGATATAAGAGTAATTGACCTTAAAGAAGTTGAACCTGATTTTCATCCTCAGTATTCAGCAAAAAGAAAATCTTACATTTACTTTATCTGTCTTGATGAAGAATGCTCATGCTTTATTAATAGATATGTCTGGCATTACCCAAGAAAAGTTGATTTAAAACTCATGGAATACTCATTAAAACTTTTCAAGGGAACAGTAGATTTTACAGCTTTCTCAGGAAGTACAGATGTTAAAAATAAAATAAGAACAGTTTATAATTTCAGTTTGCAGTCATTCAATGAACTCTGTTTTATGGATATGAAAGTTCAGGGAAATTTTATTAAACTCCGCATAGAAGCAGATGGTTTTTTAAAATACATGGTAAGAAATATTATTGGATGTATAGTTGAAATTGGAAAGGGAAGATTAAGCAGTGAAAATATCAAAGAGGCTTTAAAATCCGGGAAGAGACCATCTTCAATACAGACAGCTCCTCCCAATGGACTTTTTCTGGAAAGAATAGTTTATTAG
- the tsf gene encoding translation elongation factor Ts has product MAITAQMVKELREKTGAGMMECKKALESSGGDFNKAIEFLRQKGLATAQKKASRSATEGIITSYIHMDKIGVMLELNCETDFVAKNEEFRQLAKDIAMHIAASNPQYIKSQDVPEEVVEKEKEIYRAQITGNKPPQVVEKIVEGKLEKFFEEMCLLEQPFIREPEKKIKDLITEKVAKFGENIIVRRFVRFQVGQSQSE; this is encoded by the coding sequence ATGGCCATAACTGCTCAAATGGTAAAAGAACTCAGAGAAAAGACAGGTGCTGGAATGATGGAATGTAAAAAAGCACTTGAATCTTCAGGGGGAGATTTTAATAAAGCTATTGAATTTTTAAGACAGAAAGGACTGGCAACTGCTCAGAAAAAAGCATCAAGAAGTGCAACAGAAGGTATTATAACTTCCTATATTCATATGGATAAAATTGGAGTTATGCTTGAACTCAACTGTGAAACAGATTTTGTTGCCAAAAATGAAGAGTTCCGTCAGCTTGCTAAGGATATTGCAATGCACATTGCTGCCTCAAATCCTCAATATATAAAGAGCCAAGATGTGCCAGAAGAAGTTGTAGAGAAAGAAAAAGAAATCTACAGAGCTCAAATTACGGGAAATAAACCACCACAGGTTGTTGAAAAAATTGTTGAGGGAAAACTTGAAAAATTTTTTGAAGAGATGTGTCTTCTCGAACAGCCATTTATCAGGGAACCTGAGAAAAAGATAAAAGACCTAATTACTGAAAAAGTTGCCAAATTCGGTGAAAATATTATTGTAAGGAGATTTGTAAGATTCCAGGTAGGTCAGTCACAGAGTGAGTAA
- the frr gene encoding ribosome recycling factor: MQEFKKKANDKMTQALEVFKKDLSTFRTGRASLGILDNIKVDYYGNVVPLNQVATLGIPEPRMITIQPWEQKMISEIERSIMKSDLGLTPINDGKMIKIVIPALTEERRKQLVKVVRKRAEEARVAVRNIRRDIIEEVKKSEKEKKISEDDSHRLQEEIQKITNAFIEKIDHLLEQKEKEIMEV, from the coding sequence ATGCAGGAGTTCAAGAAGAAAGCTAATGACAAAATGACTCAAGCATTAGAAGTATTTAAAAAAGATTTGAGTACTTTTAGAACAGGGAGGGCTTCATTAGGGATTCTTGACAATATTAAAGTTGACTACTATGGAAACGTGGTTCCTCTAAATCAGGTTGCTACGCTTGGAATACCAGAACCAAGGATGATAACAATACAGCCATGGGAACAGAAAATGATATCCGAGATAGAAAGATCAATAATGAAGTCTGACCTCGGACTTACTCCAATTAATGATGGGAAGATGATTAAAATAGTTATTCCAGCCTTAACAGAAGAACGTAGAAAACAGCTTGTTAAAGTTGTAAGGAAAAGAGCTGAAGAGGCCAGAGTGGCAGTAAGAAATATTCGCAGAGATATAATTGAAGAAGTAAAAAAAAGTGAAAAAGAAAAGAAGATAAGTGAAGATGACTCTCATAGACTACAGGAAGAGATACAGAAAATAACAAATGCTTTTATTGAAAAAATCGATCATTTGCTTGAACAAAAAGAGAAGGAAATCATGGAGGTTTAA
- the rpsB gene encoding 30S ribosomal protein S2 produces the protein MSVVSMKELLEAGAHFGHQVKRWNPKMKKYIFAERNGIHIIDLQKTVKGLEEAYEFLKNIASQGDAILFVGTKKQAQEAIAEEAKRAGVFYVNHRWLGGMLTNFSTVRKSVEKWQKIEQMKEDGSLYLHTKKEIAKYEKERQKLELNLIGIKDMMELPKVIYIVDIKKEKIAVEEAIKLGIPIVAVVDTNCDPDLVDYVIPGNDDAIRAIKLITSKMADAVLEGKEILLKKLEEEAEKAAIKEKILQEEEYQKSMDEYIEQ, from the coding sequence ATGTCTGTAGTTTCAATGAAAGAGCTTCTTGAAGCAGGTGCTCACTTTGGTCATCAGGTCAAACGCTGGAATCCCAAGATGAAGAAGTACATTTTTGCGGAAAGGAATGGTATTCACATAATTGACCTTCAGAAAACTGTTAAAGGACTTGAAGAAGCTTATGAGTTTTTAAAAAATATTGCATCTCAGGGAGATGCGATCCTGTTTGTCGGGACAAAAAAACAGGCACAGGAAGCAATAGCTGAGGAAGCAAAGAGAGCTGGTGTTTTTTATGTAAACCATCGGTGGCTTGGAGGTATGCTTACAAATTTTTCAACCGTACGAAAGAGTGTTGAAAAATGGCAGAAAATTGAACAGATGAAGGAAGACGGAAGTTTGTATTTACACACTAAAAAAGAGATTGCGAAGTATGAAAAAGAAAGACAGAAGCTTGAGTTAAACTTAATCGGAATTAAAGATATGATGGAACTTCCAAAGGTAATTTATATTGTAGATATAAAGAAGGAAAAAATAGCTGTAGAGGAAGCAATAAAGCTTGGAATTCCGATAGTTGCAGTTGTTGATACAAATTGTGATCCTGACCTTGTTGATTATGTTATTCCTGGAAATGATGATGCAATCAGGGCAATAAAGCTCATAACATCAAAGATGGCTGATGCAGTATTAGAGGGCAAAGAGATTTTGTTGAAGAAACTCGAAGAAGAGGCAGAAAAAGCAGCAATCAAAGAAAAAATACTCCAGGAAGAGGAGTATCAGAAGTCAATGGATGAATACATCGAACAATAA
- the pyrH gene encoding UMP kinase — translation MSKACFKRILLKLSGEALMGEKGYGIDPVTVNYMAEEIKKAYELGIEIAVVIGGGNIFRGVEAAEQGIERATADYMGMLATVINALALQNALEKIDVNTRVQSAIEMRELAEPYIRRKAIRHLEKGRVVIFAAGTGNPYFTTDTAAALRAIEIGADVIMKGTKVDGIYSSDPFKDPKAKKFDKLTYMDVIRDSLKVMDSTAITLCMDNNLPIVVFNIRKYDNLKKIILGQKIGSIVLKEVQYAGVQEES, via the coding sequence GTGAGTAAAGCTTGTTTTAAAAGAATACTTTTGAAGTTAAGTGGTGAAGCCCTGATGGGAGAAAAGGGTTACGGAATTGATCCAGTTACAGTTAACTATATGGCAGAGGAAATAAAAAAAGCTTATGAACTGGGTATTGAAATCGCTGTTGTAATTGGTGGTGGTAATATTTTCCGAGGGGTTGAAGCTGCTGAGCAGGGGATTGAAAGGGCAACGGCAGATTATATGGGAATGCTTGCAACTGTAATTAATGCACTTGCCCTCCAGAATGCTCTTGAAAAAATTGATGTTAATACCAGAGTGCAGTCTGCGATTGAGATGCGAGAACTTGCTGAACCATATATCAGAAGAAAGGCAATAAGACATCTTGAAAAGGGTCGTGTTGTAATATTTGCAGCTGGAACAGGTAATCCATATTTCACAACCGATACAGCAGCAGCTCTAAGGGCAATAGAAATCGGTGCAGATGTTATTATGAAGGGAACAAAGGTAGATGGGATATATTCATCTGACCCTTTTAAAGATCCGAAGGCAAAAAAGTTTGATAAGCTTACTTATATGGATGTTATAAGAGATTCACTTAAAGTGATGGATTCAACGGCAATCACTCTCTGCATGGATAACAATCTGCCAATTGTTGTATTTAATATCCGCAAATATGATAATTTAAAGAAAATAATTTTAGGGCAAAAAATAGGAAGCATTGTTTTAAAAGAGGTGCAATATGCAGGAGTTCAAGAAGAAAGCTAA
- a CDS encoding TraR/DksA family transcriptional regulator, with the protein MDTELERRTRLKKMLNKMKEQILQEAKEEMKKFQTGEKRQIAEAVMDDADLSAIDISEDISLKKLSTHRDILKKIEEALQKLEDNTYGICEMCGDEIPEERLKILPFAIYCRDCQEKIEMIEKFEGEES; encoded by the coding sequence ATGGATACAGAACTGGAAAGAAGGACCAGATTAAAAAAAATGCTCAACAAAATGAAAGAACAGATTCTTCAGGAAGCAAAAGAGGAGATGAAAAAATTTCAAACCGGAGAAAAACGTCAGATTGCAGAAGCAGTAATGGATGATGCTGATTTAAGCGCTATTGACATTTCTGAAGACATAAGCTTAAAAAAATTAAGTACGCACAGGGACATTCTTAAAAAAATAGAGGAAGCATTACAAAAACTTGAAGATAATACATATGGAATATGCGAGATGTGCGGAGATGAAATCCCGGAGGAGCGATTAAAAATTCTTCCATTTGCAATATACTGCAGAGACTGTCAGGAAAAGATAGAGATGATTGAAAAATTCGAAGGAGAAGAAAGCTAA